Within the Mycobacterium gordonae genome, the region ACGCCACGCTACGGGCCCTGGGCGGTGTCGGAGAGATGTTCGACACGCTGCTGGTCTACGAGAACTTCCCGACCGCCGGACTTGGCGAAGGTGCCGAATTTGCCTCGGGCGGGGTCACATTCCGGCCGGCCGGGCTGGAGAGCGTGACACATTTCCCGGTTACGCTGGCCGCCCATATGGCCGGTGATGAACTGGTGCTCCTGATCGAGGTGCTCGACGGTGCGCTGGGTGCGACGACCAGCGAATCACTGGGCCGCAGAGTGCTTTTGACCGCGAAAAGGTTGCTTTCGCTGTGGCAGCGGCCGCTGCGCGAGCTCAGCGTTTTGATCGACGAAGAGGACCGGCCGCTGCGTGCCACCCACACACCGCCGGCGCGGCCGGCAACGGGCTTTCACACCCGTTTCGCCGCGATCGCCGACACGAGCCCGCAAGCCACCGCGCTGAGCTGGGCCGGCGGCGCGATGAACTACGCCGAACTCGACGCCGCAGCCAACCGGGTGGCCGCTCTGCTGCTGGACCGTGGGGTCGAGGCCGAGACCCCGGTGGCAATCCGGCTTGCCCGCGGCCACACCTACGTCGTCGCGCTGCTCGGGGTGCTCAAAGCCGGCGGCGTCAGCGTCCCGATGGAGCCCGGCACCCCGCCGGAACGGGTGACATCGATCCTGCGTCAGACGGGCGCGACCATCGTCGTGGACGACGGCCTGCTGTCGGATGCCGAGGCGGGATCTGGGGACTACCGGCCGGTCACCGTGGATCCGCAACAGGCGGCCTACCTGGTATTCACCTCGGGGACCACCGGGGAACCCAAGGGCGTCATCGGAACTCATGCTGCGCTGGGCGCCTACGCCGACGACCACATCGACCGTGTGCTGCAACCCGCCGCCGACCGGTTGGGCCGCCGCCTGCGTATCGCGCACTCGTGGTCGTTTGCCTTCGACGCGGCGTGGCAGCCGTTGGTCGGGCTACTCGACGGCCACGCCGTGCACGTGGTCGGCGAACACACCCAGCGCGACGCCGAGGCGCTGGTCGAGACCATGGTCGAGCACCGGATCGACATGATCGACACGACGCCGTCGATGTTCACCCAACTGCGGGCCTTCGGATTGCTGACCACCAACGCCCTGTCCGTGCTGGCGCTGGGCGGCGAAGCCATCGGCCCGCCGATGTGGCAGGCGATTCGCGACGAATGCGCTCGCACCACAACTGCCGCCTACAACTGCTACGGTCCCACCGAGACGACGGTCGAGGCAGTGGTGGCGGACATCATCGCATGCCCGGCGCCGACGATCGGTAGGCCCACTGCGCAGACCCGCGGCTACGTGCTGGATTCCGGGATGCGTCCGGTGCCGCACGGGGTTCCCGGCGAATTGTATTTGGCGGGACCGCAACTGGCCCGCGGCTACCTGGGCCGGGCGGCCGAGACGTGCACCCGTTTCGTCGCCGACCCATTCCAACCCAGCGCCCGGATGTACCGCACCGGTGACGTGGTGCGCCGTCAACCAGACGGTTCGCTGCAGTACCTCGGCCGTGCCGACGCGCAGGTGAAGATCCGCGGCTATCGCGTCGAACCCGGCGAAATCGCCGCGGCCCTGGAAACCCATCCCGCGGTGCGACACGCACACGTGGTGGTGCGGGACCAACAGCGCCGTCCAGCCCTGACCGCCTACGCCGCCACCGTGAACGGTTCCGGACCCAGCGCCGCCGAGCTGCGCGCCGCGGTCGGTGAGCGGCTGCCGCGCTACATGGTGCCCCAGCGCATCGTCATCGTCGACAACCTCCCGCTGACCGCCAACGGCAAATTGGACGAGGCGGCCCTCGACGGCATCGGCGCCCGCACCGCCGTGACCACGACACCCGAGACCGACACCGAAAGGCAACTGGCCGAACTGCTTTCGGAGCTGCTCGGCCAGCGGGAAGTGGATGTCACGGCGGATTTCCTGGAACTCGGGCTGGACAGCATTTTTGCCTTGTCGGTGGTGCAGGCGGCGCGACGCCGTGGGATCCCGCTGCGCGCGCGGCTGATCCTCGAATGCGTCAACGTTCGCGAACTCGCCGCGGCGATCGACGCCGGGGAGGCCGCACCGAATCGTCATGACGAGCAGCGCGGTCAGCCAATCCCCTTGTTGCCCAACGCGCGCTGGCTCTACGAGTACGGCGAGCCGCGGCGGCTCGCGCAGACCGAGGCGCTTCGGCTGCCCGCCGACATCGACGGCGACCGGCTGCGGGCGGCGCTGTTCACCGTCATCAGCGGCCACGAAGTACTGCACACCTGCCTGGACCGAGCGACCATGACGCTGGTGCCCGCACCGGTCACCGACCTGCTCGATGAGGTGGTTGTGCCGGGCGACCTGCGGGACGCGGTCCGCGAACACACCGAACGGGCGCTGGCAGAGCTTGATCCGGAACGGGGCGCACTGCTGTCAGCCACCTGGCTGCGGCCGCCCGGTGGGGAGAGCGTGTTGGTGATCACCGCCCACGTGCTGGCCATGGATCCGGCGTCGTGGCGGGTGGTGCTGGGTGAACTCGACGCCGCCCTACATGCCCTGGCTGCGGGCCATTCGCCGGCCCCCGGTAGCGAGCACACCAGCTATCGGCAGTGGGCGCACGCGCTCACCAGCCGCGCCAAAACCCTGGATAGCAGCTCGTTTTGGCTGTCCCAGCTGGACGGAGACGACCCCGACCTCGGGGCTCGCCGGATCGAGCCCGACCGCGACCGGGCTCGCGACCTACTGGTCCGTCCGTGGGTCACCGATGCCGAAACCACCGTTCGATTGCTGGGGATCGGCGTTCCGATGTTCGAGGTACTGGTCGCCGGCGCGGCGCGGACTGTCAACCGGTGGCGAAACACCCGCGAGCAGCGAACGCCGCCGCCGCTGCTGGCACTCGAAACCCACGGCCGCGCGGACTCTCTGGTCGACGACACGATCGATACGTCTGACACCGTCGGACTGCTGAGCACCATCTACCCGCTGCGGGTGCACGCCACCGACCCGCAGCACGTGGCGGAGCAGCTGGCCGCGATCCCCGGCGGCGACATCGACTACGGGCTGCTGCGCTATCTGCGCAGCGACACCGCCGCCGAGTTCAAGAAGCGGGCGGGCCCGCAATTGCTGCTGAATTACCTGGGGCGCACCGACGCCGGTGCCGTCGGGACCGACCTGCGGCTGGACCGTGAACTGCTCGGTGGACTGCCGCAGCTGCCCGAGCCCGACATCGCGGTCCGCCATGAGCTGGTCATCATGGCCACACTTGTCGGCAGCGGCGACCAGCAGCTGTTGCTGACCCAGTGGCGCGCGCTGCCCGACATCCTCGCGGAGTCCGATCTGACTGCGCTGCAAACAATCTGGAACGAGGAACTCAAGGAGATGGTGTCATGACCAGGCTCGGGGTAATCGGCGCCGGCGCCAAAGCGGTCGCCGTGGCCGCCAAGGCTTCGGCGTTACGTGCCATGGGTGTCGACACACCCGAGGTGGTGGCTGTCGAGCGAACCGGAGTAGCCGCCAATTGGCAGGCCAGCGGCGGCTGGACCGACGGTGCCCAGCACCTGGGCACCAGCCCGGAAAAGGACGTCGGCTTCCCCTACCGGTCGTCGCTGGTGCCGCGCCGCAACGCCGAACTCGACGAGCGGATGACCGTCCACAGTTGGCAGTCCTACCTGATCGCCACCGGCCAGTTCGCGCAATGGATCGACCGCGGTCGCCCGGCGCCGACCCACCGCCGGTGGGGCCAGTACCTGAGGTGGGTCGCCCAACGTGTCGATATGACCGTCGTCTACGGAGAGGTCGATCGCATCGCCGTCGACGGTCGGCAGTGGGCGCTGCGCACCCCGGAAGGCACCGTGCACACCGACGCGCTGATGATCACCGGGCCGGGCCAACCCGAGCGCACCCTGCTGCCGGGCAACCCACGGGTGATGTCGATCGCGCAGTTCTGGCACCGCGCCGCCGCGCACGACCGGATCAGTGCCGAACGAGTCGCGATGATCGGCGGCGGCGAGACCGCGGCGGCGATGCTCAATGAGCTATTCCGCCACTCCATTTCGACGATCACGGTGATCTCCCCGCAGGTCACGCTGTTCACTCGCGGTGAAGGCTACTTCGAGAACGCGCTGTTCTCCGATCCATCCGAATGGACGGCCCTGACGCTGGCCGAACGCCGTGACGCGATCGCCCGGACCGACCGCGGGGTCTTTTCCGCGACCGTGCAGGACGCACTTATGGCCGACGACCGGATCCGGCATCTGCGGGGACGCGTCGCGCACGCCGTCGCCCGTGACGATCAGATCCGGCTCACGCTGAACACCAACCGCGGCAGCGAAAACTTCGAGACCGTGCACGGTTTCGATCTCGTCATCGACGGCTCCGGCCTCGACGCGCTGTGGTTCACCACGCTGTTCAGCCAGGACGCGCTCGATCTGCTCGAACTCGGGCTGGGCGGGCCGATGACCGGTGACCGGTTGCGCGAATCGATCGGTCACGACCTCGCGGTCAACGACGTCTCGCCGAAGTTGTTCTTGCCCAATCTCGCCGGACTGAACCAGGGGCCGGGGTTCCCCAACCTCAGTTGCCTGGGCATGCTGTCCGACCGGGTTCTGGGAGCCGACCTGTCCGGTAACGACCCCGCAATGAGGAGGAGCTATGAGCACCAACCCCTTCGATGACGAGACCGCCACCTTCATCGTGGTGACCAACGACGAAGACCAGCACAGTCTGTGGCCTACCTTCGTCGAGGTACCCGCGGGCTGGCAGCGGGTGTTCGGCGCGGCGGGCCGCGCGGAGTGTCTGCAATTCGTCGAGGAGAACTGGACCGACATGCGGCCGAAAAGCCTTCGTGAGGCGATGAATGCGCAGGCCACGCCGTGAGCGACACGGATGTGCTGTTGCCGCGCGAGCGTACCGAGCTTCCCGACGAGGTCCGCGAGATCCCGCCGCCGCCGTCCCGGCCGGAACTGCCCGCCCCATACGCATTCCGGCTGGCCGATCCGGAGGACGATGCCGACATGATCGCCGAGTGGATGCGCCGGCCGCATCTGGCCGAAGCCTGGGAATACGTCTGGCCCACGTCGCGGTGGCGCCGCTATCTGCTCGCCCAACTGCAGGGCAGCTACTCGCGGCCGTTCGTCGCCAGTATCGACGGGTGCGACCACGCTTATATCGAACTGTATTGGGCGGCAAAGGATTCGATCGCCACCCGGTACGAGTACGACCCACACGACCTGGGCATCCATGCCGCCATCGCCGACCCGGCGATCACCAACAAGGGCATTGCGCAGTTCGTGTTGCCGCACTTCGTGGCCAGCGTGCTCACCAGTGAGCCGCAGTGCCGTCGGGTGATGTTCGACCCGGATCACCGGAACAAGGGTGCGCGCCGGTTCTGCGAGAGCGCGGGCTGCGTCTTCCTCGGCGAGCACGATATGTCGAATCGCCGAATGGCGCTGTACGCACTCCCTCGCACGCCCGACGACGCTCCGCGCCCGCGGGCGTCGTAGGCCGGACAACCAAAGATGCGAACTCGGCGGCAACGTTACGCATAGACAACAGTTCCATTGGGTACGCGGCCAGGTGGACGGAACAGTCGACCGCCGCTCCCGCGGCCGGTCGCGGGGAGGAGCTTCTGATGCCAGAGGTCGCGTTACACCGCGAGGGACACCCGAAGTATCGGCGGATGGTGCGCTTCGACTGGTCGGGCACACCGTTGCACTGGGTGCCTGACGACCCGTTCTCCACGCACATGATCAACGTCCTGCATCTGCTGCTGCCCGAGGGTGAACGGCACTTCATCAAGGCCGTCCTGGAGGCGTCGTCGCTGGTGCACGACCCGGAATTGGAAGCGGCGATCAAGCCGTTCATCCAGCAGGAGTCCTGGCATGCTTGGGCCCACCAGGTGGTGCTCGATCATCTGGCCGAGCAGGGCATCGACACCAAGCCGTACACCGAGCGGCTCGGCAAGACGTTGTCGATCTCACTGGGTGATCCGCCGAGATTCTTTTCGCCGGCGCTGCGGCGCTGGTGGCTCTACCGGCGTCTCGCTGACGTCGCCGCGCTGGAGCACTTCACCGCCATGTTGGGGCAGTGGGTCTTGAGCAACCGTGGGCTTGACTACGCGAAGGCTGACCCGATGATGCTCGACCTGCTGCGGTGGCACGGCGCCGAGGAGGTCGAACACCGCTCGCTGGTGTACGACGTCTACCAGCATGTCTGCGGCAGCTACGCGATCCGGGCGTTCTCCATGCTGATGACCGCGCCGCTGTTCATCGGCTGGTGGATCGCCGGTGCCCGCTACCTGATGGCTCATGACCCGACCATCGACACCAAGTGGCGCTGGCGGGACTGGTTGTGGGCGGCCCGTGAATACCGGTTGCCGGGTCCGTGGAAGCTCTTCGTGACGGCGCCCGCGCGCTACCTGCGACCCCGCCACCACCCCAATGACGAGGCGTCCACGCAGATGGCCGTCGAGTATTTGGAATATTCGCCGGTCGCGAAGGCCGCCCGGGAGCGGGCCCGCTCGCACGCCGAAAGGGCGGACGTCGGATGAAAGTTTCGGTCGATCTGGACACCTGCGACGGAAACGGTGTCTGCATGAGCATCTGTCATGAGGTGTTCGACGTGCGGGAAGACGGCCTGCACGTGCTTGCGAAAGAGCCGCCGACGTCGTTGCGCCAGCAGGTGAAGGGGGCCGAGGTGTCGTGCCCCACCCAGGCGATCATCGTGGAGGACTGACCGGATGCTCGATCGAGTGGTCGTGGTCGGTGCAGGCATAGCCGGGACGCGGGCAGCGGAGACTCTGCGGCGGGAAGGCTATGACGGTGAGCTGACCATCGTGGGTGGCGAACGCCATGCCCCCTACCATCGGCCGCCGTTGTCGAAGAAGTTCCTCACCGGCAAGGTGCACCGGGCGGGCATCGATATCGCGCCGCAATTCGATCTGGATGCCCGGGTGTTGCGCGGGGCATCAGCGGTGGGGCTGGACATGTCGGCACGGACGATCGCGCTCCGTGACGATGGCCGGAATAAGTCGTTGCGGTTCGACGGACTGGTCATCGCCAGCGGCGCCGTCCCGCGCGAATGGCCCGGCGGTCCGGTTCCGGACGGGGTGATGCTGCTCCGCACGGTCGAGGACTGTCTGGCGATAAGGGAACGGCTCAGCTCGCGGCCCCGGGTCGTCGTCGTCGGCGGCGGCTTCATCGGCGCCGAGGTCGCGGCGACCTGCCGATCGTCGGGGCTCGACGTGACGCTGATCGAGAAGGCGGTCAACCCGCTGGTGGCGGCGTTGGGCCAAGAATTAGCCCCGTGCTGGGCTGCCCTGCACCGCCGGCACGGCGTCGACCTGCGGGTGCGGGTGGGCGTCGAGGAGATCGTCGGCAACGGACATGTCGAGGCGGTTCGGCTCACCGATGGTTCGTACGTGGCCGCTGACCTTGTCATCGTCGGCCTCGGGGTGCGGCCCGCCACCGATTGGCTGGCCGATTCGGGCCTGCGCGTGGACGACGGGGTGGTCTGTGACGCCACCGGCCGAGCCGAAGGCGGTACCGATGTGGTGGCCGCCGGGGACGTCGCGCGCTGGTGGCATCCGCTGTACGAGCGGCACCTGCGCACCGAGCACTGGGAGGATGCCGGGGGTCAGGGCGCCGCGGCCGCGCGCTCGCTGTTGGCAGGCCCCGACCAGGCGCAGCCGTACCACGAGCTGCCCTATTTCTGGTCGGATCAATACGATGTCAAGGTGCAAATGCTGGGTGTGCCAACCGATTACGACGCGGTACAACTCGTCGAGGGCGACTCGAACAGATGGCAGTTCGTCACGGCCTTTGGTCGCGGCGGGCAGACCATCGCGGTGTTGGGCACGATCCCCGATCGGGTGCACGCCTACCGCGATGCCATCACGAACCGCGCCGAGTTTCCACCGCTGCCGCCGTCCTGACGATCCGGCGACTCAGAGCCGGCCCAGCAGTTCGGCCTTCTTCGCCGCGAATTCCTCGTCGGAGAGGATGCCGCGCTGGTGCAGTCCGGCCAGCGACTCGATGGCTGCGACGATGGCGCCCGGATCGCCGGCCTGGTGCTGCGGCGCGGGTGCGGCCGTCGGTGTCTCGGCCACCTGCGGGGCGCCCAGCTCAGTCAGGCTGGAAACCTCGAAGGTGCCCAGCTGGCTGGTGAAGCTCACCGACCCGTATCCGCCGCCCTGCTGCTGTTGTTGCACGCCGGTGATCTGGTGGTCGTCGGTGTCGAACACTTTCGTGACCCCGTTGACGTCGATCGCCAGCCGCCGGGTGGCCGGGAAGATGGCGTAGCGCACGCTGTTCTGCGCGCCGGACGAGGTTGGGACGCCCAGGTCCGCCGGCCACCAGTTGGCGGAAGTGAAGCCGCCCTGGGTCTGCCCCTGGGAGTGCGTGGCGGTGCTGCGGAAAACCGTGGTCGAGGCGAGCAGCTGAGCCAGATCGCCACACAGCGCGTCGACACGTGCCTTCAGGGCGTTGTCGAACATGTTGCCGACCATCGTCATGCCGCCCCGCATCCACTGGCCGGAGCCGCCGAGCTCGGGGATGGAGAACTGTGCCATGGTGCCGCCGCCGGCATGGATGGCGAACAGCATGGCCAGGACGGCGTCGCGGGAAAGCCCGTGGCGCTGGGCGATGTCGGTGATGGCGTTTTCGGCCTCGGGGGTGACCGTTGCCTGCATAGTCATGGTTCTTTCGTTGTCGGTGCAGTGGCGAGATTACCTACTGGTACCCAGCGGCAGTGGTCGGCGAATCATGGCCAAAGATGAGGGACGTGTCCAACGGCTTCGACGTGCGTGGGCGGATGCTGCGAAACGGTGAGCTCGCGCCCTGGCTGGCGGAGAACAGCCTGGGAAACCGGTTCGGCCTGGCGGTCGCCGGCAGTGACGAAGGACACCTGTCCAGAGCCGTTGCGCTGGCGATTGTCGCGGCCGACGGCGACGGCCGCTATCTCGACGTCGCCGCCCTGAGTGCGGATGACGAAGCCGCGCTGGCCTCCTGGCTCGCCGACCCCGGGCCGCCGAAAGCGGTCCACGCGGGCAAGTGGACGATCCATGCGCTGGCGAACTGCGGCTGGACGCTGCGCGGCGTCACCTCAGACACAGCGCTGGCGGCGCACCTGGTGCGTCCCGGACGGTGCAGCACCCCGCTCAATGAACTGTTGGTTCACCACATGCGTTGCGCGTTGCCCGGCGAAACCCTGGAGCTGAACCATTTTTCGTCGCCTCCCGACGAGCGCGCCGTGACCGCGCTGATCCTGCGGGCCTGCGCAGTGCTCGATCTGGCCGACGTGCTCGACGAGGAGTTGGCGCGCATCGACTCTTCGTCGTTGTTATGGCGGATGGAGCTGCCGGTGCAGCGGGTGCTGGCCGACCTGGAGACCACGGGCATTGCCGTGGCGCCCGTGACCGCCCCGAGTGAGCGTGTCCATCCCACCTACCGCCAAGCGACGTCAGCCACCGGCGCCGTGTCGTCGTCGCAGCCGAACCTGCGCGGCCTGCACGCACGCGTGGTGGCCGGCGATGGTTACGGCGGACTGCTGACCCTGCGCTACGACGCGCTGGAGGCGCGGTTGCTTGCCCACCTGTCGGGCGACGCTGGGCTCTTCGATGCCCGTCCGGAGGACCCCGTCGGGGCGGTGTTGCGCGGAATCGCGTACGGATGGACGGCCGACGAGGTGGCGGGCGCTTTGAAAATCTCGTTCGCTGACGCTAAACAGCTTGTCACACAATACCTTTCCCACCAGTTGCGCGATCACCTGGCGGGGGCTGTAGCCGATGCCCGTGGGGTGGGTTACGCGACAACGTGGTCAGGTCGCCGTCGCTATCTGCCTGACTTGAACATTCCCGACGGGGCCCGCCGCCAGGCCGCCGAGCGCGCCGCCTGTGTCACGGTGCTACAGGGCGGGGTGGCCGACATCATCAAGACTGCGATGATCAACACCGACCAGGCCCTCATGGCGGAAGGGTTCGCCTCGCGGATGGTGGCGCAGATCGATGACCGGTTGGTGTTCGAGATAGCCCCCGGTGAGCGCGACGCGGTGGAGGCGGCCGTCCGGGATCAGATGGCATGCGCCCATCAGTTGGACGTGCCCTTACCGGTGGTGGCCGAGGAATAACTGTCCCGCACTTTCAACCTATACCGCACGGGGGGTCTTGCGGCAAGACCCGGGTCATGCCGCAAAATCGCTGAGCTGAGCCAAAACTCGGCGAAATGGGGGACATGTGAGACCAGAACATGCGGTGGTGGTCGTCGGCGCCGGGCCTACCGGTCTGATGTTGTCGGCCGAATTGGCCTTGGCCGGAGTCGATGTCGCCGTCGTCGAACGACGTGCCAACCGGGCCCTGGTCGGCGCCCGGGCGGGCGGTCTTCATTCGCGCACCATCGAGATCCTCGACCAGCGCGGAGTCGCCGACCGCTTCCTGCAGCAGGGCGAGGTGGCCCAGTTGACCGGATTCGCGCAGATCCGACTGGACATCAGCGACTTCCCCACCCGGCACCCGTATGGACTTGCGTTGTGGCAGAGCCGCATCGAGCAACTTCTGGCCGATTGGGCCGAGGAGCTCGCGGTGCCGATCTATCGCGGGCGGGAGGTCGAGGGTCTCGCCGAGGATGAGACCGGCGTGGCCGTCGAACTCGTGGACGGGGAACTGTTGCGAGGGGAATACGTGGTGGGTTGCGACGGCGGACGCAGCGCGGTCCGCAAGGCGGTCGGTATTGCCTTCGTCGGCTGGGATCCGACGACGAGCTACCTACTTGCCGAGGCCGAGATCTCCACCGGCGACGGCCGAGAACCGGCGTGGGGCATCCACGGCGACGCCCTCGGTGTGCACGCGCTCAGCAGGACCGGTGACGAGGGCCCGGTACGTGTGATGGTGACCGAGCGCCACCTCGGGCCGGAAAGCGAACCCACCCTGGACGACCTGAGCCGGGCAATGATCGACGTGTACCGGACGGACTACGGAATACACAGTCCGGCTTGGCTTTCCCGATTCACCGACGCGGCCCGCCAAGCCGCGGCTTACCGGAAGGGGCGGGTGCTGCTGGCCGGTGACGCCGCGCACGTTCATCACCCGATCGGCGGACAGGGACTCAACACCGGAATGCAGGATGCGGTGAACCTGGGATGGAAACTCGCCGCGGTGCTCAAGGGGACGTCGCCCGGCAGTGTGCTCGACACCTATCACGCCGAACGGCACCCGGTTGCCGCACGCGTGTTGCGAAACGCCATCGCGCAGATGACACTGCTGCGCGCGGACGACCGCACGACAGCATTGCGAGAAACCACCGCGGAACTCCTGGGCATGACCGAGCCCCGAAAAAGGTTCGCCGCCATGATGTCTGGCTTGGACATTTGTTACGACCTCGGTGCGGGTCACCCACTGCTGGGTCGGCGGATGCCCGATCTCGACCTGGTCGGTGGTCGCGTTTATGAACTGCTGCACCGGGCCCAGCCGCTGCTGCTGAATTTCGGCCGACCCGGGTGCATCGACGTCGCCGCCTGGGCAGACCGGGTCCGGGTAGTGGACGCCGAGTATGTAGGAGGTTGGCAGCTTCCGGTGCTAGGCACGGTAGCGGCCCCCAGTGCCGTATTGGTCCGGCCCGACGGACACGTCGCGTGGGCGGGAGACGCTCCATGTGCCGGACTTGCCGACGCGCTCACCACCTGGTTCGGAGCGTCGGCCGCCGAGCCGGGAATGGATGAATCGCACGGGCATGTTGAACTTGGGTATGGCTGAACAAGTAGAGCTAAGCCCCACGGATTGGGTGCGCGAGCAGACCGAACGGATACTCAGGCAGGGCACCACCGACGGCGTAGAGATCTTCGACAAGCCGGTCGTGCTGCTGACCATGACCGGCGCCAAATCCGGCAAGAAGCGGTATGTGCCCCTCATGCGGGTCGAGCACGACGGCCGCTACGCCATCGTCGCGTCCAAGGGGGGCGCGCCCGATCACCCGGCCTGGTACTTCAACGTCAAGGCGAACCCGGCGTTGACCGTGCAAGACGGTGACCGGGTCCACCACCTCACCGCGCGCGAGATCGAGGGCGCTGAGCGGGAGGAATGGTGGCAGCGTGCTGTCGAGGCCTACCCGCCGTACGCGGAATACCAGACGAAGACGACCAGGCAGATCCCGGTCTTCGTTTTGGAGTGAGTTACGTCGTGGAGTGACCGAAGCGACGGTGCCGGTTTCGCGCCTCTCGGCAAGTGGTCGCTCGAAGCGACGATTCTGATGTGGTACCCGGGGGAAGTATCCGGCACCGTCGGGATGAGTAACCATGTCCTCGGCCCGGATATTCCTGGGTGGGCGATCTATCGGTGCCCGGACGCGTGTCACGACCTCGAGA harbors:
- a CDS encoding FAD-dependent monooxygenase, which codes for MRPEHAVVVVGAGPTGLMLSAELALAGVDVAVVERRANRALVGARAGGLHSRTIEILDQRGVADRFLQQGEVAQLTGFAQIRLDISDFPTRHPYGLALWQSRIEQLLADWAEELAVPIYRGREVEGLAEDETGVAVELVDGELLRGEYVVGCDGGRSAVRKAVGIAFVGWDPTTSYLLAEAEISTGDGREPAWGIHGDALGVHALSRTGDEGPVRVMVTERHLGPESEPTLDDLSRAMIDVYRTDYGIHSPAWLSRFTDAARQAAAYRKGRVLLAGDAAHVHHPIGGQGLNTGMQDAVNLGWKLAAVLKGTSPGSVLDTYHAERHPVAARVLRNAIAQMTLLRADDRTTALRETTAELLGMTEPRKRFAAMMSGLDICYDLGAGHPLLGRRMPDLDLVGGRVYELLHRAQPLLLNFGRPGCIDVAAWADRVRVVDAEYVGGWQLPVLGTVAAPSAVLVRPDGHVAWAGDAPCAGLADALTTWFGASAAEPGMDESHGHVELGYG
- a CDS encoding nitroreductase family deazaflavin-dependent oxidoreductase — protein: MAEQVELSPTDWVREQTERILRQGTTDGVEIFDKPVVLLTMTGAKSGKKRYVPLMRVEHDGRYAIVASKGGAPDHPAWYFNVKANPALTVQDGDRVHHLTAREIEGAEREEWWQRAVEAYPPYAEYQTKTTRQIPVFVLE
- a CDS encoding DNA polymerase encodes the protein MRDVSNGFDVRGRMLRNGELAPWLAENSLGNRFGLAVAGSDEGHLSRAVALAIVAADGDGRYLDVAALSADDEAALASWLADPGPPKAVHAGKWTIHALANCGWTLRGVTSDTALAAHLVRPGRCSTPLNELLVHHMRCALPGETLELNHFSSPPDERAVTALILRACAVLDLADVLDEELARIDSSSLLWRMELPVQRVLADLETTGIAVAPVTAPSERVHPTYRQATSATGAVSSSQPNLRGLHARVVAGDGYGGLLTLRYDALEARLLAHLSGDAGLFDARPEDPVGAVLRGIAYGWTADEVAGALKISFADAKQLVTQYLSHQLRDHLAGAVADARGVGYATTWSGRRRYLPDLNIPDGARRQAAERAACVTVLQGGVADIIKTAMINTDQALMAEGFASRMVAQIDDRLVFEIAPGERDAVEAAVRDQMACAHQLDVPLPVVAEE